A region of Mycobacterium sp. 155 DNA encodes the following proteins:
- a CDS encoding ATP-binding protein produces MTASDAPRGAIGNLRFTDSGVYAEYLVSGQPFIFMPRESQDMVADVHAELWRTLPCGALLSGLTAPVTTRNLTRRMLYAHPDLLHNNDTGAIAPAARSWISHCRAWEPVIARCGARRRIYWLSLPLDYGLAGNTAAGSWRRRVDAVVGRDKDSETSLAHYRDLAARMVRALPPALFCKPASVEQIWWHWNYTASRGAWPHPLPTTHFDPDARLPASAFTPVWFDESATQLRGRRWRAARTPEEVFLRTYRDRPDGVPDSYQALAAVEKFPDSGLRWPEATLFKVLDDHTTPITTVDWAMHLTFESVQAAVNVAHNVIVNIKDQARQRGRHALSDDELVRKLASGRELASELKRGAAERGVNPAIVMTVAGADIEAVNTVLDHLTRTFRGHDIGLRRHRGSQATLWRAFNPGTETTAALGEFRNPTTTTRFAKFVPLLAARVGNNTGVPLGMIVTSPGLRDVALLDLLNAPARDNPANLVIGGSPGVGKSHITKNLQRCWLAVGAGIHIIDPTEAREHARALEGFDDKIVIDPTRPQFSLDGLRIFPMEEASERTVDHLLPQLGFSPLSPQASRLKAHLAPASLHANGIGSTNQLLEYLRTLRDGRVGVDDDLLVGLEGLRAERLLRALFDETLPAPDLSAQCVIWNFGGLTLPTVTEEYQAHLHTQTTPSQRAAQALYGLAAELAQATFFRRPTQPDILIVEECAAWTHSPGGRKTANTIIRQGRKAWTAFLGVSQNPPEDFGVLEDEFIDQRLCMGFRQAGIAEATLRWCGRDVDRHPALLADYVSNTSPRQLMDHGDDAIDTRYGRVIPGREGEAWFLDEFGGFGKLRLFAAPTAELAAKFDTNPHRSRHQQAAGR; encoded by the coding sequence ATGACTGCCAGTGACGCCCCGCGCGGGGCGATCGGCAATCTGCGGTTCACCGACAGCGGTGTCTACGCCGAGTATCTGGTGTCGGGCCAGCCGTTCATCTTCATGCCCCGGGAATCTCAGGACATGGTGGCCGATGTCCACGCCGAACTGTGGCGCACCCTTCCCTGCGGTGCCCTGCTCAGTGGCCTGACCGCGCCGGTGACCACCCGCAACCTGACCCGCCGGATGCTCTACGCCCATCCTGATCTGCTGCACAACAACGACACCGGCGCCATCGCGCCCGCCGCCAGGTCCTGGATCAGCCATTGCCGAGCCTGGGAGCCGGTGATCGCCCGCTGCGGGGCCCGCCGCCGGATCTACTGGCTGAGTCTGCCGTTGGACTACGGCCTGGCCGGCAACACCGCCGCCGGGTCGTGGCGGCGCCGCGTGGACGCCGTGGTCGGACGCGACAAAGACAGCGAAACCTCCCTGGCCCACTACCGCGACCTGGCCGCCCGGATGGTGCGGGCCCTGCCGCCGGCCTTGTTCTGCAAACCGGCCAGCGTGGAACAGATTTGGTGGCACTGGAACTACACCGCCAGCCGCGGAGCATGGCCCCACCCACTGCCCACCACCCACTTTGACCCCGACGCCCGCCTGCCCGCCTCGGCGTTCACCCCGGTGTGGTTCGACGAGTCCGCCACCCAGCTGCGGGGGCGGCGGTGGCGGGCCGCCCGCACCCCCGAGGAGGTGTTCCTGCGGACCTACCGCGATCGGCCCGACGGTGTGCCCGACTCCTACCAAGCCCTGGCCGCGGTGGAGAAGTTCCCCGACAGCGGATTGCGCTGGCCGGAGGCCACCCTGTTCAAGGTCCTCGACGATCACACCACCCCGATCACCACGGTGGACTGGGCGATGCACCTGACGTTTGAGAGCGTGCAGGCCGCCGTCAACGTGGCTCACAACGTCATCGTCAACATCAAAGATCAGGCCCGTCAGCGGGGTCGTCACGCGCTCAGCGACGACGAGCTGGTACGAAAACTGGCCTCCGGCAGGGAGTTGGCCTCCGAGCTTAAACGCGGGGCCGCCGAGCGTGGCGTCAACCCGGCGATCGTGATGACCGTCGCCGGGGCCGACATCGAGGCGGTCAACACCGTCCTGGACCACCTCACCCGCACATTCCGCGGCCACGACATCGGGCTGCGCCGCCACCGCGGCAGCCAGGCCACCCTGTGGCGGGCGTTCAATCCCGGCACCGAAACCACCGCGGCCCTCGGTGAGTTCCGCAATCCCACGACCACAACCCGGTTCGCGAAGTTCGTGCCTCTGCTGGCCGCCCGGGTCGGCAACAACACCGGCGTTCCGCTGGGCATGATCGTCACCAGCCCGGGGCTTCGGGACGTGGCGCTACTCGACCTGCTCAACGCCCCAGCCCGCGACAATCCGGCCAACTTGGTGATCGGAGGCTCACCCGGGGTCGGCAAGTCCCACATCACCAAGAACCTGCAACGCTGCTGGCTGGCGGTCGGAGCCGGAATACACATCATCGACCCCACCGAGGCCCGGGAACACGCCCGCGCCCTCGAGGGGTTCGACGACAAAATCGTCATTGACCCGACCCGTCCGCAATTCAGTCTGGACGGGTTGCGGATATTCCCCATGGAAGAGGCGTCGGAACGCACCGTTGACCACCTGCTGCCCCAGCTCGGGTTCAGCCCGTTGAGCCCGCAGGCGTCCCGGCTCAAAGCCCACCTCGCGCCGGCCTCGCTGCACGCCAACGGCATCGGCTCGACCAACCAGCTTCTGGAGTACCTGCGCACCCTGCGCGATGGCCGGGTGGGCGTCGACGACGACCTGCTCGTCGGCCTGGAGGGGCTGCGCGCCGAGCGGCTGCTGCGAGCGTTGTTCGACGAGACCCTGCCGGCCCCGGATCTGAGCGCGCAATGCGTGATCTGGAATTTCGGCGGTCTGACGCTGCCCACCGTGACCGAGGAGTACCAGGCCCACCTGCACACCCAGACCACGCCCAGCCAACGCGCCGCCCAAGCGCTCTACGGGCTGGCGGCTGAACTGGCGCAGGCCACCTTTTTCAGACGGCCCACCCAGCCCGACATCCTCATCGTCGAGGAGTGCGCGGCCTGGACCCACTCGCCGGGCGGGCGCAAGACCGCCAACACGATCATCCGGCAGGGCCGCAAGGCGTGGACAGCCTTTTTGGGGGTGTCGCAGAATCCGCCGGAGGACTTCGGGGTTCTCGAGGACGAGTTCATCGACCAGCGGTTGTGCATGGGTTTTAGACAGGCGGGGATCGCCGAGGCGACCCTGCGCTGGTGCGGCCGCGATGTCGACCGCCACCCGGCGCTGTTGGCCGACTACGTCTCCAACACCAGCCCGCGGCAGCTGATGGATCACGGCGACGACGCGATCGACACCCGCTACGGGCGGGTGATCCCCGGCCGGGAAGGCGAGGCGTGGTTCCTCGACGAGTTCGGCGGGTTCGGCAAGCTGCGGCTGTTCGCCGCGCCCACCGCCGAGCTCGCCGCAAAGTTCGACACCAACCCGCACCGCAGCCGCCACCAGCAGGCGGCCGGCCGGTGA
- a CDS encoding conjugal transfer protein, which produces MKLSQTWSARLQHGGQLGRKAALAVLTGLAVLGGMAGCKVFLAPEHPDFAAIAQRVHNEQDQVGAFAADFVVSWLTATTTCQGQPAADQGAAAVADTSCKDRDAAVLQRFITTPDGSAMTLPQTPAAVVTIPQVVSVISAGSVGDADLYTAVVAANERPYASAQPTRAFYQVPVSVWHYQPRALAMPARINGPGPGADIKLGYRQTVSTDSPIYAVLTGFVRTYLTSTTGLDRYVVAGTPLVGVGGYQSAIVTAASSAETVPDQPAPGSEIHVLATVLAQTSQFATVTMVYPLRVENSGGTWMISALDLMPHVAGSEATAVSPRNP; this is translated from the coding sequence ATGAAACTGTCACAGACGTGGTCGGCCCGCCTGCAGCACGGCGGCCAGCTCGGACGCAAAGCCGCACTGGCGGTCCTGACCGGGCTGGCGGTGCTGGGCGGGATGGCGGGCTGCAAGGTGTTCCTGGCCCCTGAGCACCCCGACTTCGCCGCCATCGCGCAACGGGTGCACAACGAGCAGGACCAGGTCGGCGCGTTCGCCGCCGACTTCGTGGTGTCGTGGTTGACGGCCACCACAACCTGCCAGGGCCAGCCCGCCGCGGATCAAGGCGCCGCCGCCGTGGCCGACACCAGCTGCAAGGACCGCGACGCGGCGGTGTTGCAACGCTTCATCACCACCCCCGACGGGTCGGCGATGACGCTGCCGCAGACCCCGGCCGCGGTGGTCACCATCCCGCAGGTCGTGTCGGTGATCAGCGCCGGCTCGGTCGGCGATGCTGATCTCTACACCGCGGTGGTGGCGGCCAACGAGCGTCCCTACGCCTCAGCGCAACCCACCCGCGCCTTCTATCAGGTGCCGGTGTCGGTGTGGCACTACCAGCCGCGGGCGCTGGCGATGCCGGCGCGCATCAACGGTCCCGGCCCCGGCGCGGACATCAAGCTGGGCTACCGCCAGACGGTGAGCACCGACAGCCCGATCTACGCGGTGCTCACTGGGTTCGTGCGCACCTATTTGACGTCGACCACCGGCCTGGATCGCTACGTCGTCGCGGGGACGCCCCTGGTCGGGGTCGGCGGATATCAGAGTGCGATCGTCACCGCCGCCAGCTCCGCGGAGACCGTTCCCGACCAGCCCGCACCGGGCAGCGAGATTCATGTGCTGGCCACTGTCCTCGCCCAGACATCCCAATTTGCGACGGTGACCATGGTCTACCCGCTGCGGGTCGAAAACAGCGGCGGAACATGGATGATTTCCGCCCTGGACTTGATGCCCCACGTCGCCGGGTCGGAGGCCACCGCGGTGAGTCCGCGCAACCCCTAG
- a CDS encoding DUF5710 domain-containing protein: protein MRVWLEFSFAGNPQAKAAGAGWDTRAKSWYAPQAAMPGLQRWTPLPELLPGEDRGAPY, encoded by the coding sequence GTGCGGGTTTGGCTCGAGTTTTCGTTCGCGGGAAACCCCCAGGCCAAGGCCGCTGGTGCGGGCTGGGATACCCGCGCCAAGTCCTGGTATGCACCCCAGGCGGCCATGCCGGGTCTGCAACGATGGACGCCGCTGCCCGAGCTGCTACCCGGAGAGGATCGCGGCGCCCCCTACTGA
- a CDS encoding type IV secretory system conjugative DNA transfer family protein translates to MDNSFNEDGFRPPVTPFAGWVRGRDGLLRPLESAPHIGAFAPPGTGKTRRWLSQAAVLWPGPALVSSSKDDLMQLVASRRWGPAALIDLRPIAAPWYPKDFAPHRYDPTALISTLDDAMAVAETLLSTSSVALSGSALRSGTDPGPWDQLAFAPLTCLLYAASPPVFNGSMNWALEGAEKVEKPAKNSSGAFQVSAEPSWANAAAACGDPLFEARVNGVLDMEAKQRDSVKMTVTKVLTAWLRTSKRDRGLPPLSLDFLDDPSATIYLLTPADGTVAAQAITLMDHLINRQRTKVAQWEEFHRLGFFLDEITNTPLPRLPQYLAESRGLGTAICYAAQAGSQLEAIYGPLQGRAIRDVTPASLIMYGSHERDLMESAAFWAGKATRSHQSYDHNGDDKTTGRAFGNALEAEELMPRNSGEARLIVRGGPGQMVELIEWSDFRTYLDALRTARTTTTVVSQN, encoded by the coding sequence ATGGACAATTCGTTCAACGAGGACGGGTTTCGGCCTCCGGTAACCCCTTTCGCGGGATGGGTGCGTGGCCGTGACGGGCTTCTGCGCCCACTGGAAAGCGCCCCGCATATCGGCGCGTTTGCACCGCCGGGGACCGGCAAGACCCGCCGCTGGCTTTCTCAGGCCGCTGTGTTGTGGCCGGGGCCGGCGTTGGTGTCCTCCAGCAAGGACGACCTGATGCAACTGGTGGCCTCCCGACGGTGGGGCCCGGCCGCCCTGATTGATCTGCGCCCCATCGCGGCACCCTGGTATCCCAAGGACTTCGCGCCTCACCGCTACGACCCGACCGCCCTGATCAGCACCCTCGACGACGCTATGGCGGTGGCCGAGACACTGTTGAGCACGTCCTCGGTGGCCCTGTCGGGCAGCGCATTGCGGTCTGGCACCGATCCCGGGCCGTGGGACCAACTCGCGTTCGCCCCGCTGACCTGCCTGCTCTACGCCGCCAGCCCGCCCGTCTTCAACGGCAGCATGAACTGGGCGTTAGAAGGGGCGGAAAAAGTGGAAAAGCCGGCGAAGAACAGCAGCGGAGCTTTTCAGGTCAGCGCCGAACCGTCGTGGGCCAACGCAGCAGCAGCATGCGGTGATCCGCTGTTCGAGGCGCGCGTCAACGGGGTGCTCGACATGGAAGCCAAACAGCGCGACTCGGTCAAGATGACGGTAACCAAAGTTCTGACCGCCTGGCTGCGAACCTCCAAGCGCGACCGGGGGCTACCGCCGCTGAGCCTAGACTTTCTCGACGACCCCAGCGCCACAATCTATCTGCTGACCCCCGCCGACGGAACAGTCGCCGCCCAGGCCATCACGCTGATGGATCATCTGATCAACCGGCAGCGAACCAAAGTCGCCCAATGGGAAGAGTTCCACCGCCTCGGATTCTTCCTGGACGAGATCACCAACACCCCGCTGCCGCGACTACCCCAGTATCTCGCTGAGTCTCGCGGCCTGGGGACCGCTATTTGTTATGCCGCCCAGGCGGGTTCGCAACTGGAGGCGATTTACGGCCCGCTGCAGGGTCGGGCGATCCGTGACGTGACGCCGGCGAGCTTGATCATGTATGGCTCCCATGAGCGTGATCTGATGGAGTCGGCGGCGTTTTGGGCGGGCAAGGCCACCCGCAGCCACCAGTCCTACGACCACAACGGTGATGACAAGACCACCGGTCGCGCGTTCGGTAACGCCCTGGAAGCCGAGGAACTGATGCCCCGCAACAGCGGAGAGGCCCGGCTCATCGTCCGGGGCGGCCCTGGACAAATGGTGGAATTGATCGAGTGGTCCGATTTCAGAACGTATTTGGACGCACTGCGTACCGCTCGGACGACGACGACTGTAGTTTCACAAAATTAG
- the eccE gene encoding type VII secretion protein EccE yields the protein MKASTVAVRPTAAAVVAAEVIALAAFAALPPHRFGWWPGAVIGVAALVLLLITVYRRNAAAWVAARLRWRTRRTTVAAAGVAVDVPCGSTMVGVRAEPHEAITMVEVAGRAYTPTFLRGSALTYTENLLPLQVLIDNLDQPGGLRISIDVVQSGQRVRRGSGYPALYSTLLADRPAAGARQTRLIVRLDLNDSVEGLVYRRSIGAAAAAATDRIVTALRQHGVRATAVSAEELDEALAQLGAGLAAPPDTAEEDPADDADAGSSARRAAVRESAPAVDVGWRTLDAHPGHLSSWYFSPEDITSASLNQMWSLRSDSVVQVTTITKARCTQPQGGGPVLVSALVRTDDPQPAQQPPTLYLNPLAGDQQAAALWAAPTQRPRLRLPTATLERPDELEIPIGATGVLVGAALHDDLTAHPGIHRDDLVMWALTDPAQVTRILMNTSDFYVRQLIIRAAAAGERIAIYSDEPSRWHSVSQPNVAVVDLGRAPEFVPTIVVNDRRGNAPAGLSSTVITLADDADPGGPDPDLRFVQTSRSTVRISTAERTLDVAIVAFRQEQAWTG from the coding sequence ATGAAGGCCAGCACTGTGGCAGTGCGTCCCACCGCCGCCGCGGTGGTGGCCGCCGAGGTCATCGCCCTGGCCGCATTCGCGGCACTGCCCCCGCACCGGTTCGGGTGGTGGCCGGGCGCGGTGATCGGTGTCGCCGCGTTGGTGCTGCTGCTGATCACCGTGTACCGCCGCAACGCCGCCGCATGGGTGGCTGCCCGGCTGCGGTGGCGGACCCGTCGCACCACGGTGGCGGCGGCCGGCGTCGCGGTCGATGTGCCCTGCGGATCGACCATGGTGGGGGTGCGCGCTGAACCACACGAGGCCATCACCATGGTCGAGGTGGCCGGGCGCGCCTACACCCCGACGTTCCTGCGTGGTTCGGCGCTCACCTACACCGAAAACCTGCTGCCATTGCAGGTTCTCATCGACAACCTCGATCAGCCGGGCGGGCTGCGGATCAGCATCGACGTGGTGCAGTCCGGGCAGCGGGTGCGTCGCGGCAGCGGCTACCCGGCCCTCTACAGCACCTTGCTGGCCGATCGCCCCGCCGCCGGTGCCCGCCAGACGCGCCTCATCGTGCGCCTAGACCTGAACGACTCCGTAGAAGGGTTGGTCTACCGGCGCTCGATCGGGGCGGCGGCAGCGGCAGCCACCGACCGCATCGTCACCGCGCTACGCCAACACGGTGTGAGGGCTACCGCCGTGAGCGCCGAGGAACTCGACGAGGCGCTGGCCCAGCTCGGCGCCGGCCTGGCCGCCCCGCCCGACACCGCCGAAGAGGACCCGGCCGACGACGCGGATGCGGGCAGTTCGGCACGTCGCGCGGCGGTGCGCGAGTCGGCGCCGGCCGTGGACGTGGGCTGGCGCACCCTGGACGCCCACCCGGGGCATCTGAGCAGCTGGTATTTCTCCCCGGAGGACATCACCTCGGCCTCGCTAAACCAGATGTGGTCGCTGCGTAGCGATTCGGTGGTGCAGGTCACGACAATCACCAAAGCGCGGTGCACCCAGCCGCAGGGCGGGGGACCGGTGCTGGTGTCGGCGCTGGTGCGTACCGATGATCCCCAGCCAGCCCAGCAGCCGCCGACGCTGTACCTGAATCCGCTAGCGGGGGATCAGCAGGCCGCGGCGCTGTGGGCAGCCCCGACGCAGCGACCCCGGCTGCGGCTGCCCACCGCGACCTTGGAGCGGCCCGATGAGTTGGAGATCCCGATCGGGGCGACCGGGGTTCTCGTGGGGGCCGCCTTGCACGACGATCTGACCGCCCACCCGGGGATTCATCGCGACGACCTGGTGATGTGGGCGCTGACTGATCCGGCACAGGTCACCCGGATCTTGATGAACACCTCGGATTTCTATGTGCGCCAATTGATTATCCGGGCCGCTGCGGCCGGGGAGCGGATCGCGATCTATTCCGATGAGCCCAGTCGTTGGCACTCGGTGTCCCAACCCAACGTCGCCGTCGTGGACCTGGGACGGGCACCGGAGTTCGTGCCGACGATCGTGGTCAACGACCGTCGGGGCAACGCGCCGGCCGGGTTGTCCTCGACGGTGATCACTCTGGCCGATGACGCCGACCCGGGCGGGCCCGATCCTGATCTACGGTTCGTGCAGACCTCCCGGTCCACGGTGCGCATCAGCACCGCAGAACGCACCCTCGACGTCGCGATCGTGGCGTTTCGGCAGGAGCAGGCGTGGACGGGCTAA
- the mycP gene encoding type VII secretion-associated serine protease mycosin: MSVRRAAACAGAGALIAAHVLAPPAAWAIAPPVIDPAALPPDDTPGPSEPMRQNYGCAQPAVIADPNLSQPAPGNVMMNLAQAWQYSTGAGVTVAIIDTGVTPNARFPALFPGGDYVMGDANGGLVDCESHGTIVASIIGAAPANPADRPVPRPAGVGAPLPPPGVPANPAQLPPPPPPPPAATVTVTAPAPPPPAPAGPPPPDAPPPDAPQAGGPDDPSGGVPLVAGLPPGTPDGVVGVAPDAALISIRQTSPQFSPANPTPQEAEEHRKAGDIVTLARAIRHAADLPGVRVINVSLASCINAAAPVNQDPLGAAVRYAAVDKDVVIVAAAGNKGDPLQPDCAQNPSSNPLDPNDARDWSGVHTIVTPAWYSDYVLTVGALTPDGQPMPDSIAGPWVGVAAPGYRVMGLSSLNGSAVNALPAKDPGTGYGFWGTSFSAAYVSGAAALVRAKFPNLTAHQVIRRLTETAHNPAHGVDNQVGAGVVDPVAALTYDVAPGDATPAEHLSTPLHVPPPAPAPDQRPRNTALIGALAVLGLTGALAGVAAIRRRMS, from the coding sequence ATGTCGGTGCGCCGTGCGGCAGCCTGCGCGGGCGCGGGCGCGTTGATCGCCGCCCATGTGCTGGCCCCCCCGGCGGCGTGGGCGATCGCCCCGCCGGTCATCGACCCGGCCGCACTACCGCCCGACGACACCCCGGGCCCGAGCGAACCGATGCGCCAAAACTATGGCTGTGCCCAGCCGGCGGTGATCGCCGACCCGAATCTCAGCCAGCCCGCACCGGGCAACGTGATGATGAATCTGGCTCAGGCGTGGCAGTATTCGACCGGCGCGGGGGTCACCGTGGCGATCATCGACACCGGCGTGACGCCCAATGCGCGATTCCCGGCGCTGTTTCCCGGCGGCGACTACGTGATGGGGGACGCCAACGGCGGGCTGGTCGACTGCGAGAGCCACGGCACGATCGTCGCCTCGATTATCGGCGCGGCCCCCGCGAATCCCGCTGACCGTCCGGTGCCGAGACCGGCCGGAGTGGGTGCCCCACTCCCGCCGCCGGGAGTGCCGGCCAACCCCGCACAGCTGCCGCCCCCGCCGCCCCCACCGCCTGCGGCCACGGTGACCGTGACCGCCCCCGCCCCGCCGCCGCCGGCGCCGGCCGGGCCACCGCCGCCGGACGCCCCGCCGCCGGACGCCCCGCAGGCCGGCGGGCCCGACGATCCCAGCGGCGGGGTGCCGCTGGTGGCGGGGTTGCCGCCGGGCACCCCGGACGGAGTCGTGGGGGTAGCCCCGGACGCGGCGCTGATCTCGATTCGGCAAACCTCCCCGCAGTTCTCCCCGGCCAATCCGACGCCGCAGGAGGCCGAGGAACATCGCAAGGCCGGCGACATCGTGACCCTGGCGCGGGCGATCCGCCACGCCGCTGATCTGCCGGGGGTGCGCGTCATCAACGTCTCGCTGGCCAGCTGCATCAACGCCGCCGCCCCGGTGAACCAGGACCCGCTGGGTGCGGCGGTCCGCTATGCCGCCGTCGACAAGGATGTGGTGATCGTCGCGGCGGCAGGCAATAAGGGCGACCCCCTGCAGCCCGACTGCGCCCAGAACCCGTCGTCGAACCCGTTGGACCCCAACGACGCCCGCGACTGGTCGGGGGTCCACACCATCGTCACTCCGGCCTGGTACTCCGATTACGTGTTGACCGTCGGGGCGCTCACCCCCGACGGACAACCGATGCCCGATAGCATCGCCGGGCCGTGGGTCGGAGTGGCCGCTCCCGGTTACCGCGTCATGGGACTGTCCAGCCTCAACGGCAGTGCGGTCAACGCCCTGCCCGCCAAGGACCCCGGCACCGGGTATGGCTTCTGGGGCACCAGCTTCTCCGCCGCCTACGTGTCGGGTGCGGCGGCGTTGGTGCGCGCGAAATTCCCCAATCTGACTGCCCATCAGGTCATCCGGCGGCTCACCGAAACCGCGCACAACCCCGCCCATGGGGTCGATAACCAGGTCGGCGCCGGGGTGGTGGACCCGGTTGCCGCGCTCACCTACGACGTGGCCCCCGGTGACGCCACACCGGCCGAACACCTTTCCACGCCGTTGCATGTCCCACCGCCGGCGCCGGCCCCGGATCAGCGGCCCCGCAACACCGCGCTGATCGGCGCGCTGGCCGTGCTCGGGCTGACCGGCGCGCTGGCCGGTGTCGCCGCGATCCGACGGAGGATGTCATGA
- the eccD gene encoding type VII secretion integral membrane protein EccD, producing the protein MPTAAPASAAPAPAVPASCRVSILVGDHHQIDMVLPAAVPLDALTDATRDAINRQLRSTGDDELPGGTYVFVRAAGMTALAGDMSLAAQGITDAELLALVPADHAVRYTPNIENVSTALAGWARQHFPTVSARDARWVAVMLTLTALGLAALILWRMRWASGGGWVVPTVFGAAAVLLAGAGWVCTRLQSERFVIGALAASTAAALTLAAACAPAGAHPGAPHAFLACLVAIVSAVGLAKVTGGYWVSAAAVTVVATAGFGAAAVRMFFDVPGQRIAVVVLVAVLVASVSCSSVARWLARVPRQSFRSITGKDLFARAPGQPEDTLSPVADAPEDVTLRGDQVAEVALRANRVLRGILAGIAAVQVAASWFAIHPGVGRQWPAVTVVAVCALCSVLRARAFRDRRCSMTLVTGAALSLFAIPLHYGLSANPAAIAPALWSAAVVVAIAVCALAAGAFVPAHIFSETVRELVEWLEYALYVVVVPLAAWAIGYLHYVRNH; encoded by the coding sequence ATGCCCACGGCGGCGCCGGCCTCGGCGGCGCCCGCCCCGGCGGTGCCGGCGTCATGCCGGGTGTCGATCCTGGTGGGCGATCACCACCAGATCGACATGGTGTTGCCCGCCGCGGTGCCGCTGGACGCGCTGACCGACGCGACCCGCGACGCAATCAACCGCCAGCTGCGCAGTACCGGCGACGACGAATTGCCGGGCGGCACATACGTGTTCGTTCGTGCCGCGGGGATGACCGCCCTGGCCGGGGATATGTCGCTGGCCGCCCAGGGCATCACCGACGCCGAACTGCTGGCTCTGGTCCCCGCCGATCACGCGGTGCGCTACACCCCGAATATCGAGAACGTGTCGACGGCACTGGCCGGCTGGGCCCGCCAGCACTTCCCGACGGTGTCGGCGCGCGACGCCCGCTGGGTGGCGGTGATGTTGACGCTGACGGCGCTGGGGTTGGCGGCGCTGATTCTGTGGCGGATGCGGTGGGCCAGCGGCGGGGGATGGGTCGTTCCCACGGTGTTCGGCGCCGCCGCGGTCCTGCTGGCCGGGGCTGGCTGGGTGTGCACCCGGCTGCAGTCAGAGCGTTTCGTGATCGGCGCGCTGGCGGCGTCGACGGCGGCAGCGCTGACCTTGGCCGCCGCGTGCGCCCCTGCTGGCGCCCATCCCGGCGCCCCGCACGCATTCCTGGCCTGCCTGGTCGCCATCGTCAGCGCTGTGGGGTTGGCGAAAGTCACTGGCGGCTATTGGGTGTCAGCCGCGGCGGTCACGGTGGTGGCGACCGCAGGGTTCGGCGCGGCCGCGGTGCGGATGTTTTTCGACGTGCCCGGCCAGCGCATCGCGGTGGTGGTGCTGGTCGCGGTGCTGGTGGCATCGGTGAGTTGTTCGAGTGTGGCCCGCTGGCTGGCGCGGGTGCCGCGTCAGAGTTTCCGCTCGATCACCGGCAAGGATCTGTTCGCCCGCGCCCCGGGCCAACCCGAGGACACGCTGTCTCCGGTGGCTGATGCCCCCGAAGATGTCACGCTGCGCGGCGATCAGGTCGCCGAGGTGGCGCTGCGCGCCAATCGGGTTCTGCGCGGCATCTTGGCCGGGATCGCCGCCGTCCAGGTCGCGGCATCCTGGTTCGCCATCCATCCCGGCGTTGGACGGCAGTGGCCGGCGGTCACCGTGGTGGCGGTCTGTGCGTTGTGTTCGGTGTTGCGCGCCAGGGCGTTCCGGGACCGCCGCTGCTCGATGACGTTGGTCACCGGGGCGGCCCTATCACTGTTTGCGATCCCGCTGCATTACGGACTGTCAGCCAACCCGGCGGCGATCGCGCCGGCGTTGTGGTCGGCGGCGGTGGTGGTGGCGATAGCGGTCTGCGCGCTGGCCGCCGGGGCGTTCGTACCGGCCCACATTTTCTCCGAGACGGTGCGCGAGCTCGTCGAATGGCTCGAGTACGCCCTGTATGTCGTCGTGGTGCCGTTGGCGGCGTGGGCGATCGGATACCTGCACTACGTGCGGAACCATTGA